One Candidatus Zixiibacteriota bacterium DNA window includes the following coding sequences:
- the purN gene encoding phosphoribosylglycinamide formyltransferase, giving the protein MTDKLKLAVFASHGGSNLQSIIDASRDPDFPAEVALVVSNNLKAFALTRAGKAGIPTVVWQKKKFADAKAYVDFILEKLREHGIDLICLAGYMKLIPSELIRQYRIINIHPALLPKYGGKGMYGIHVHEAVLEAGEDATGVTIHQVNEKYDQGKILNSCQVAVSPDDNPESLQKKVLEFEHKLYPETIAKIAKGEITLDE; this is encoded by the coding sequence ATGACAGACAAGCTTAAGCTGGCAGTATTCGCATCGCACGGCGGTTCAAATCTGCAATCTATAATCGATGCCTCCCGCGATCCTGATTTCCCGGCCGAGGTGGCTCTGGTGGTTTCGAACAACCTCAAGGCTTTTGCTCTCACAAGAGCCGGGAAAGCCGGGATACCGACTGTCGTGTGGCAGAAAAAGAAATTTGCCGACGCCAAAGCTTATGTCGACTTTATCCTCGAAAAACTGCGTGAACATGGTATCGATTTGATCTGCCTGGCCGGTTATATGAAACTGATTCCATCGGAACTGATCCGCCAGTATCGTATCATAAATATTCATCCCGCCTTGCTTCCCAAATACGGGGGTAAAGGGATGTACGGTATCCATGTCCACGAGGCGGTCCTTGAAGCCGGCGAGGATGCGACCGGAGTGACGATCCATCAGGTTAACGAAAAATATGACCAGGGAAAAATCTTGAATAGTTGCCAAGTCGCCGTTAGTCCCGATGACAATCCGGAGAGCCTGCAGAAAAAAGTGCTTGAGTTTGAACATAAATTGTACCCCGAAACAATCGCAAAAATTGCCAAAGGAGAAATTACTCTCGATGAATGA
- a CDS encoding phosphoribosylaminoimidazolesuccinocarboxamide synthase: MNDEIKTVYKTEIEEFPRFAEGKVRDVYDLGDKLLVVASDRLSAFDVVLPNPIPNKGVVLTQMSVFWFDYLKDVVPNHFITANLDEYPSELTRYRDILDGRSMLVKKCKRIDFECIVRGYITGSMWKEYQRAKEKNAKKILHGFELPNNLEESEKLPKPLFTPSTKAETGHDENISQEQMADQIGSDLVKKLEDVSIRLFEKASNYAENRGIMIADTKFEFGFDGDQLTLIDEVLSPDSSRFWPKYKYSKGKSQESFDKQFIRDYLSQSGWNKKPPAPEVPEDIINKTSEKYKEAYELLVE, from the coding sequence ATGAATGATGAAATCAAAACTGTTTACAAGACGGAGATAGAGGAATTTCCCCGCTTTGCCGAGGGAAAGGTGCGGGATGTCTACGATCTGGGCGACAAGCTTTTGGTGGTAGCTTCCGACAGGCTCTCCGCGTTTGACGTGGTTCTGCCCAACCCGATACCCAACAAGGGAGTGGTGCTTACCCAGATGTCGGTTTTCTGGTTCGATTATCTCAAGGATGTCGTTCCGAATCACTTTATTACAGCCAACCTGGATGAGTATCCCTCGGAACTGACCAGGTATCGCGATATCCTCGATGGGCGTTCGATGCTGGTCAAGAAATGCAAGCGAATCGACTTCGAATGCATTGTAAGGGGATATATTACCGGTTCGATGTGGAAAGAGTACCAGAGAGCCAAAGAGAAAAATGCCAAGAAGATACTGCATGGTTTCGAGCTTCCCAACAACCTCGAGGAGTCGGAAAAACTGCCTAAACCACTGTTTACTCCCTCGACCAAGGCTGAAACCGGCCACGACGAAAATATCAGTCAGGAACAGATGGCAGACCAAATCGGATCTGATCTCGTTAAAAAGCTTGAGGATGTTTCGATTCGGCTGTTCGAAAAAGCTTCCAACTACGCTGAAAATCGCGGAATCATGATAGCCGACACCAAGTTCGAATTCGGCTTCGACGGCGATCAGCTTACCTTGATCGATGAGGTGCTTTCACCTGATTCCTCGCGTTTCTGGCCCAAGTACAAGTATTCCAAGGGCAAGAGCCAGGAGAGTTTCGACAAGCAGTTCATCCGCGACTACCTCAGCCAGAGCGGTTGGAACAAAAAACCACCGGCACCCGAGGTACCGGAAGATATCATCAACAAAACCAGCGAAAAATACAAGGAAGCCTACGAGCTTCTGGTGGAATAA